The genomic region GCTTCACCAATGACGCCGCCCATGAGCTGCGTACCCCGTTAACCGCTATTAAAACCCACCTTCAAATTGCTCGCCGCGCTGAAAAAAGTGCGGCTGAAGAGTCGTTGCGCCACGCTGAAGCAGGCGTAGTGCGACTAGCACATACGCTAGATCAGCTGCTGACGCTGGCCCGCGTGGAAGGGCGCATGCGCTTTGATGATGGCGAGCCGAGCCAGGTGGCTGAGATTGTGGAATACGCAATAGCCGACTGCATAGCCGCACCAGGACAGTGCCAGCCGCCGGAGGCACTCCCTCCTGTATGCCTGGCAATGCCCCGAGAGCTTGCCGTCACGGCGCTACGTAACCTGCTGGATAACGCGCTGCATCATGGCCCCCATGGAGCGCCGGTGACTTTAGCCGTGAACGGTGGTGATGGCCACGTGACGTTTAGTGTTTGTGACCAGGGGCCAGGGGTGGATGAGGCCACCTTAAAGCAGCTTACCCAGCGGTTTTGGCGAGCCAGCAAGCAGCAGGGAAGTGGCTTAGGACTTGCCATTGTGGAGGCCATCGCTGAGCGCTTTGGCGGCAGTGTGACATTCGAAAATATGAAAGCAGGTGGTTTTAGCGCGCACTTAACGGTGCCAACGGTGACGTCAAACACCTAAAAACAGCAAAAAACGTAAAACGAGCGCGTTACTAAAAGCGTGTTAATGAAAACGTAGTAATGAAAAAGCGTTAATGAAAGAGCAGTAACGACCAAGCAATCGGGGGAGTTATGAATAAAAAACAGTGGAGCAAGGCGAGTTTGCTAATCAGTGCTTGCCTAGCGGCCAGCGCAACGTTTGCCCAGGAGGGGGATGCAGAGCGTGGCCAAGCAGCTGCAGCAACCTGTACCGCGTGCCATCAGGCAAACGGTGCGGGTATGAATATTCCCGGTGGGGAGTCCTGGCCGCGTTTGGCGGGGTTAGACGCGGGCTATATCGCCAAGCAGCTACATGATTTTAAAGCGGGGCACCGACAAAACGCCTCGATGATGCCGTTTGCCAATATGCTCAGTGACGAGCAAATTGCCGATGTGGCGGCTTACTACAGCCAAATGCCGGTCACGCCTGCCCAAGGAGGCCAAGATGCCAGCGAGGCGACTCTAGCCCGCGGGCAGCAACTGGCTGAGCGTGGCGACTGGGATGACTATATCGTGTCTTGTAAAAGCTGCCATGGCCCAGGTGGGCAAGGCGCTGGAAGTGATTTTCCGGGCATTGCCAGCCAGCATGCGGGGTACATCAGCGCTCAACTGCTGGCATGGAAAAACGACGAGCGTAGCAACGACCCGCAGAACTTGATGGGCGCGATTGCCAAGCGCATGAGTGATGACGATATTCAGGCCGTATCCGCATGGTATGCGACGCAAACGGTGAGTGAACAAACGGTCAATTCAACCGGGGAGGCAGCGCAATGATGTTCTATAAAAAGCGTCTCGTGTTAGCGCTCGTTGGAGGCTCATTAGCCACGGGGTTGGTGATCAACGCCTTTGCCGATAGCGATGCCACCCAGGAAGATGAAGCGGCTTACCAAGGGTTGGTTGAACTAGGCTTTCCGGCCCCCCAGGAAGGTGAGCTTGTCCATGTTCCACCCACCATGGCGGACCTCGACGCGGCGGATATTCATCCCGAGCTTAAAAAAGTCATTCGTTACGGTTATGAGCTTTTCACCGATACCCAGCAGCTGCGCGGGGAGAATGTGTATAACGACATGAACTGCTCTAGCTGCCACTTGGGTGAGGGACGTCAGCCATTTAGCGCGCCGGTTTGGCCAGCGGCGGTCACGTTGCCGGATTTCCGTGGTAAAAATCAGCACGTTAATAATCTAGAAGAGCGTATTGCCGGCTGCTTTGCGTACTCTATGAACGGCACACCGCCGGAGTACGGTAGCGATGAGGTGCTCGCGCTGAGCGCTTACCACCAGTGGCTGGCCACCGGGGCGCCGATGTACCCTAGCCAGCCTATCTACGGGCGCGGCTTTCCTGCGCCTGAGGAACCCGCTCAAGCACCCGACTATGCGCGAGGCGAAGCGGCCTATCAGGAGCAGTGCTCAATTTGCCACCAGGAGGATGGCTCGGGGCACTATGAAAACGGTGAGTACGTCTTTCCTGCTCCGTGGGGCGATGGGTCGAACAACTGGGGAGCGGGTATCGTGCGGGTGGACACCGCCGCAGGCTTTATTTACAACAATATGCCGCTTGGGCAGCCCCGGTCGCTCGACCCCCAAGAAGCATGGGACATTGCGTACTACATGAGCAGCCAAGAGCGGCCCCAAGACCCGCGCTACACCGGCGATGTGGCCGACACGCTAGAGCGCTTTGGGCCGACGTTCCACCGTCGTTCGTTGTACGGGCAGACGCGTGAGCACGACGGGCATGTGCTTGGCGATCATGCCAACACCGGCGAGAAAGGCGACGTGATTCCTTGGAACGTGGGCGAGCCGCGTTTTGAGCAGCTTGCCGACGAGTAAATTAACGTTATCAAGCGAAGATAGACGACAAGAGAAGAGAGATAATTAAGCGAGGCGGCCCACGGGTCGCCTCCCTTTTTTGCAGCGACGTTTGGGCTAGTCTAACTCCTGCACGCCGCCCCCAGAGACGGTCAGGATCTGGCCGCTAATCCAGCTGGCGGCCGGTGAGCAGAGAAATAGCGCTGCATTGGCCATATCTTGGGGCTCACCCAGCCGCTGCAGCGGTGTATGGGTTAGCATGCGCTGCTCAATTTCGTCCGTTAGCACCGACTTTAATGCTTCGGTGCGCGTGGCGCCTGGGGCGATGCCGTTAACCCGGATATTCTGCGGTCCAAGGTCGAAGGCGATGTTACGCACCAAGTGGCTGGTGGCGGCCTTGGAGGAGCCATAGGCGGCCATGCGCTTGTTCTTGTTTTCCGCTGACATCGAGGTAATGGCCAAAATCGCGCCGCCGCCCGCTTTTTCCATTTCGGGAGCGGCCAGCTGCGCCAGACGGAAGAGGGAGAACACGTTAAGGTCATAGGCACGGCGAAAGTCCTTCATGGGCATATCGAAGGGCTTGGGGCCGCCACCGCCGGCATTGCTGACCAGCAGCGTCAGTTTGCCGAAGGTGTCGACTGTTTTGGCCACCACGGCGGCAAGATCCTCTTCGCGGGTGACATCGCACGCTATGCTCGTTGCCTTGCCGCCATCCGCCGAGATACCTTCTGCTACGAGGTTGGCCGATGCGGCATCCAGGTCGCTGACCACGACGGCTGCGCCAGCCCCGGCGAACGTTTCAGCAATGGCGCGGCCGATGCCGGCGCCAGCACCCGTGACCAGGGCAACGTGGCCGGTTAGCGTAAACTGTTGGGGATCATACATGTAACGCTCCTTATCCATGATGCTAGCAGTAAAACTGCGCACGTGATGCCAGTGTGTGTGCCACGTTAACGCAGTTAAATACAGGGGGCTGGGTAGGCGAGGCTTATGAGAGGCGCTCAGTCGGGACTCAGTACAGATGCACCGCCTCGAAACGAGCACGCGCCGCGTTCTCTGTGTCGATAAGTGTCAACGTTTTGCCTTCTATCTGCCAGCGGGCAGTCTCGTTGAGCGCCTCAAGAACGTGTTGCTCCTGCATCATCGCTTCGCTGGGGCAGGCCATTCGGGTGGTGGCGAGTTGGCCGAAGCTTAATCGGTCATCATCACGTTCGTACTGCCCCATCAGGCGGTTACAGCCGGTAGAGCCTGCCAGGCGAGACTCCTCAGTGTGTAGCACCAGATGCGCTTCACTTGCCTGGTCGGTGGTCACCGCTGCGTGCTCCCCCACTGATAATAGCTTCCAGTAAGTATTCTCTAGCGGCTCATCGTTGACTGTCGCATCCTGCGTCGCGCAGCCCGTCAGCGCCACGGTACCTAGCAGCAGGGCTGCAAGAGAAAGCTTATGCGTCAGTTTCATTAAAAACACTCCATTGTTTACAAGAAGCCTAATAAGACCCCGCCGTGGCTAAAGGTTCCCCGAACCTCAAGGGGCTTCGCTGCCCATCATCTCAATCAGGCGTTCTTCACTAGGCAGGCCTTGAACACGATCAATACGGATGCTGCCGCTCTCTGTTTCGCGCTGAAACGCGCTGGTTGGCGTGGCGTATAGGCCTAACGCTTCAAACAGCTGATTATTGGAATAGACCTGCTCTTCAATCTCCCGTGATTGGGCGCTGGCACTAACGCGCTCCCCTTCGCTATGGGCACTCAGCGCGGCGCTGGGGTTATCTGCGCCGAGCATTGTGGCGGCGAGGGCTGGGCTGTCAGGGGCTAAAATGCCGACCATAATATGGCGCAGCTGCACTTTGCCAGCGTCTATCCAGGGGCGGGATTGCTCCCACAGCTGGTGGCAGTAGGGGCAGTTGGCGTCAGTGAAGGTGTAAATAATGCGCGGTGCTGCGCTGTCGCCATCCTGTATCCAGTGGCTCTCTTCCAG from Halomonas sp. 7T harbors:
- a CDS encoding c-type cytochrome; translated protein: MNKKQWSKASLLISACLAASATFAQEGDAERGQAAAATCTACHQANGAGMNIPGGESWPRLAGLDAGYIAKQLHDFKAGHRQNASMMPFANMLSDEQIADVAAYYSQMPVTPAQGGQDASEATLARGQQLAERGDWDDYIVSCKSCHGPGGQGAGSDFPGIASQHAGYISAQLLAWKNDERSNDPQNLMGAIAKRMSDDDIQAVSAWYATQTVSEQTVNSTGEAAQ
- a CDS encoding c-type cytochrome; translation: MMFYKKRLVLALVGGSLATGLVINAFADSDATQEDEAAYQGLVELGFPAPQEGELVHVPPTMADLDAADIHPELKKVIRYGYELFTDTQQLRGENVYNDMNCSSCHLGEGRQPFSAPVWPAAVTLPDFRGKNQHVNNLEERIAGCFAYSMNGTPPEYGSDEVLALSAYHQWLATGAPMYPSQPIYGRGFPAPEEPAQAPDYARGEAAYQEQCSICHQEDGSGHYENGEYVFPAPWGDGSNNWGAGIVRVDTAAGFIYNNMPLGQPRSLDPQEAWDIAYYMSSQERPQDPRYTGDVADTLERFGPTFHRRSLYGQTREHDGHVLGDHANTGEKGDVIPWNVGEPRFEQLADE
- the hdhA gene encoding 7-alpha-hydroxysteroid dehydrogenase, whose product is MYDPQQFTLTGHVALVTGAGAGIGRAIAETFAGAGAAVVVSDLDAASANLVAEGISADGGKATSIACDVTREEDLAAVVAKTVDTFGKLTLLVSNAGGGGPKPFDMPMKDFRRAYDLNVFSLFRLAQLAAPEMEKAGGGAILAITSMSAENKNKRMAAYGSSKAATSHLVRNIAFDLGPQNIRVNGIAPGATRTEALKSVLTDEIEQRMLTHTPLQRLGEPQDMANAALFLCSPAASWISGQILTVSGGGVQELD
- a CDS encoding META domain-containing protein, which encodes MKLTHKLSLAALLLGTVALTGCATQDATVNDEPLENTYWKLLSVGEHAAVTTDQASEAHLVLHTEESRLAGSTGCNRLMGQYERDDDRLSFGQLATTRMACPSEAMMQEQHVLEALNETARWQIEGKTLTLIDTENAARARFEAVHLY
- the dsbG gene encoding thiol:disulfide interchange protein DsbG, producing the protein MQRFTLSSLALPTLGRMVMLAGIGAAPLSYAEALPAPVQALRDQGLSIHGQFEAPGGLRGYGASVQGQDMAIYLTPDGEHAIVGTLMDSEGNDLTEAQLDEHVRVPLEAETWQLLEESHWIQDGDSAAPRIIYTFTDANCPYCHQLWEQSRPWIDAGKVQLRHIMVGILAPDSPALAATMLGADNPSAALSAHSEGERVSASAQSREIEEQVYSNNQLFEALGLYATPTSAFQRETESGSIRIDRVQGLPSEERLIEMMGSEAP